A single window of Gossypium hirsutum isolate 1008001.06 chromosome A10, Gossypium_hirsutum_v2.1, whole genome shotgun sequence DNA harbors:
- the LOC107897462 gene encoding proteasome subunit alpha type-5: protein MIYSRPETQPFYRLSCFARRLEYFKKSSLFLFAQWLSLSTLFTNLTSNRSKMFLTRTEYDRGVNTFSPEGRLFQVEYAIEAIKLGSTAIGLKTKEGVVLAVEKRITSPLLEPSSVEKIMEIDEHIGCAMSGLIADARTLVEHARVETQNHRFSYGEPMTVESTTQALCDLALRFGEGDEESMSRPFGVSLLIAGHDENGPSLYYTDPSGTFWQCNAKAIGSGSEGADSSLQEQYNKDLTLLEAETIALSILKQVMEEKVTPNNVDIAKVAPTYHLYTPSEVEAVITRL from the exons atgatttattCACGTCCTGAAACGCAGCCGTTTTACAGGCTGTCTTGTTTCGCAAGAAGACTAGAGTACTTTAAGAAAAGCTCCCTCTTTCTTTTCGCTCAGTGGCTCTCTCTTAGTACTCTCTTCACAA ATCTAACATCCAATCGATCCAAGATGTTTCTCACCAG GACTGAGTATGACCGTGGAGTGAACACATTTTCTCCGGAGGGAAGATTGTTCCAGGTAGAATATGCTATTGAGGCCATCAAG CTGGGTTCAACTGCAATTGGGTTAAAGACCAAAGAAGGTGTTGTGTTGGCTGTCGAGAAGCGTATTACTTCGCCATTGTTG GAGCCCAGCAGTGTTGAGAAGATTATGGAAATTGATGAACATATAGGATGTGCTATGAGTGGCTTGATTGCTGATGCCCGAACACTTGTTGAACATGCACGAGTTGAGACTCAG AACCACAGATTCTCATATGGCGAGCCAATGACTGTAGAGTCCACAACACAAGCTCTTTGTGACCTGGCCCTTCGATTTGGTGAAGGAGATGAAGAATCCATG TCCCGGCCATTTGGGGTGTCTCTTCTCATTGCTGGTCATGATGAGAATGGGCCTAGCTT ATACTATACTGATCCCTCTGGCACATTTTGGCAATGCAATGCAAAGGCTATAGGCTCAGGTTCCGAAGGTGCAGACAGCTCTTTGCAAGAGCAATACAACAAG GACCTGACTCTTCTAGAAGCTGAAACTATTGCTCTGTCCATTTTAAAGCAAGTAATGGAAGAGAAG GTGACTCCCAACAATGTTGATATTGCCAAAGTAGCACCAACATACCATCTATACACCCCTTCAGAGGTGGAAGCTGTCATTACTCGCCTATGA